CGATCGTCCAGTCTGAAGGGAAAGAGCGGGTAAACAGCGCTTCCTTCTTTTTATAGTCGTATAGATAGTAATCTTGTGAAGCAGGACGGATCATAATCCAGTAATTGGGGTGGTCCTGCATCGTCAGCTGCTGGGCCAGCAGCAAATCACTCTTCAGCTGATTTAGATGAAGAGACGTTTGCGTATTTTTATAGATCTTAACAGGTGTTGGAGCCGCAAGAAGAAGAAGGGTCGTAATCATGGTAAGCACAAGCACGACTTCGCTTAGTGTGTAACCACGGTCATTCATCCGTTTGGCAGCTGTACTTTTTCTTCTAAGGGATCGCCATTAGGACATTCCGCTGAGTTTAAATATCCTTCAGTTACTAGAGCAGTAATGGATTCTGGATAATTATCATGATCAATATAATAAGCTTCTATCTGCGCTTCAGCTGTCAGCACTAGAGCTTCGCACCCTTTTTCACGGACACTATCCGTGTTATTCGTCAGGTTCGGAATGGCAATCATAAGAAGTACCGAAATAATAAGCAGTACGATCAGCATTTCAATAAGAGTGAATCCTTTTTGATTAAACATGAGTCTCTCTCCTTTTATATTTCATTTAGCCATTGATAGAGGGGGAGCATAATTGAAGCGTAGATTAAAACAACGATACAAGCGACTCCTAAAAAGAAAACCGGCTGCAGGATTAGAATAATTTTCGTCAATTTTTCTTTTAACTGATCAATTAGCAGCTCAGATAATACCTGCAGTTCGCGGCTTAAATTTTGTAAATCTGTTGTGTGGTGAAAAATAGATGTCATCTCTTCGCGAAGGAATGAACATGACTGCACAGAAGCTCCGAGCAGCTGTCCTTCGTTTAACTGCTTAAGAATGTGATCAGCATAATAAGAAATGTAGGGGCTTCGGTTCTGATCTTTGATGAGTTCAAGCGCAGGTTTCAAAGAGAGGCCGGCTTTTAATAAAGAGCTTAAGTGCGTAGCAAATGAAAAGGTGACCGTAAACATAAGGTAATTTTTTGCTATTGGAATCTTTTCGTAAATATTAAGGAGCTGGCTGGTTGAAAGTCGATGCTTTAAAGCATAAAAGCCTGCACAGAAGCATATTAAGGCCACAAAGGTGAAAAAAATGGAGGTTATTAAAATATCGACTGTATCTAATATCATCAGGCTCCACGGCTGTGCGCTGCTGTCATTAAACAGCGTCTGAAAACTGGGCAGTATCGTATGTTTAATGACTGTAAAAGAAAGAATTAAAAAGATGAATAGAAGCAGGGGGTATCTCAGGGAATCACTGAGCTTTTTGGAATAATTATATTGGAGTTCCAACAGATCTGCGCACTGCTGAATGATCAGGGGTAAATCTTTATGGATTCTTGCGAAGTACAGGAAAGCTACAACACGAGGTGAAAAATTTGCTTTTTTAAAGGCAGTATCAATCGGACTGCCGCTGTTTAGTTCATCCATCAATTGGCTGGATATTTTATGAAAAGCAGGGTCCCAGCTTGCCATTTTTAAGGAACCTAAAATTGGATAGCCTTTATTCAGCAGTTTGCTCAGCCGGTTTAAGTAAGTAATCTGTTTTTTTATGGATAATGATTTACCCTCTCGCAAGCGTCTAAATGGATGTAAAGCCGAGGGCATAGGCTTTCCTCCTTAATGAAGAAAA
This window of the Halobacillus sp. Marseille-Q1614 genome carries:
- a CDS encoding competence protein ComG — its product is MNDRGYTLSEVVLVLTMITTLLLLAAPTPVKIYKNTQTSLHLNQLKSDLLLAQQLTMQDHPNYWIMIRPASQDYYLYDYKKKEALFTRSFPSDWTIELQSLSMPLRFNSSGTLERPGTMKIVTSSTSYKITFPFGKSRVRIDEQ
- the comGC gene encoding competence type IV pilus major pilin ComGC — encoded protein: MFNQKGFTLIEMLIVLLIISVLLMIAIPNLTNNTDSVREKGCEALVLTAEAQIEAYYIDHDNYPESITALVTEGYLNSAECPNGDPLEEKVQLPNG
- the comGB gene encoding competence type IV pilus assembly protein ComGB — its product is MPSALHPFRRLREGKSLSIKKQITYLNRLSKLLNKGYPILGSLKMASWDPAFHKISSQLMDELNSGSPIDTAFKKANFSPRVVAFLYFARIHKDLPLIIQQCADLLELQYNYSKKLSDSLRYPLLLFIFLILSFTVIKHTILPSFQTLFNDSSAQPWSLMILDTVDILITSIFFTFVALICFCAGFYALKHRLSTSQLLNIYEKIPIAKNYLMFTVTFSFATHLSSLLKAGLSLKPALELIKDQNRSPYISYYADHILKQLNEGQLLGASVQSCSFLREEMTSIFHHTTDLQNLSRELQVLSELLIDQLKEKLTKIILILQPVFFLGVACIVVLIYASIMLPLYQWLNEI